The Desulfotignum phosphitoxidans DSM 13687 DNA segment CTGCCAAGTGATTTTCAGGTGGACGGGGTCCCTTCCGGCCTTGCCACTGCATCCGGATACTGATATATAATTGCCTTTGGCCATAATTTTGCAAATCACAAGGACTGAAAGGCACATGAAAACCGGCAGATTTGTGGTGTTCGAAGGGCTGGACGGGTCCGGCAAGACCACCCAGATGGCGCGGGTGCAGCAGCGGCTCACCCATATGGGGATTGGTGCGGATACCACGTGTGAACCCACGGACGGTCCGGTGGGGACCCTGATCCGTCAGATTCTGGAGGGCCGGGTCAGCATGGATCCCCGGACTTTGGCCGCTTTGTTCGCCGCGGACCGGACCGATCACCTGGTGGCCCCGGACACGGGGGTGAAAGCGTTGATGGAAAAAGGGCGGACCGTGCTGTGCGACCGGTATTATTTTTCCTCGTATGCGTATCATGCCATGGACATGGATCTGGAATGGGTGATGACGTTAAACGCCGTGAATGCACAGATTCTGAAACCGGATCTGACGCTGTTCATCGATGTGGCACCCAATACCTGCCTGGAGCGGATCCGGGCCGGCCGGACCCATCTGGATCTGTTTGAAAAAATTGACATTCTGACCCGGGTGCGGGATAATTATTTTGCCGCATTTGAACGGCTCAAAGACCAGGAAACCGTGAAGGTGGTGGACGGGAACGCGTCTGAAGACGCGGTGGAACAAGCAATCTGGCACGGGATCAGCCATATGTTTACCAAAGAGTAACTGTGTGGATGCATTGACAACCGAAAATAAAGACAAACAATTCATGGAAACCAGAAAAAAACAGACCATCTGTGTGGTGGACGGTCAGGGCGGGGGCATCGGTGCCGTGGTGATCAAAAAACTCAAAGACCGGTTCGGCGAGGATGTGGAGATCATTGCTTTGGGCACCAATGCCATTGCCACGGCCCAGATGCTCAAATCCCGGGCCAATAAAGGGGCGTCCGGGACCAATGCCATCATCCAGACCGTGAAAAAGGCGGATGTGATCATCGGGCCCGTGGGCATTATCATACCCCATGCCATGATGGGGGAGGTGACCGGCCCTATGGCTGAAGCCATCAGCCTGTCAGACGCCCGAAAGGTGCTGCTGCCCTTGAGCCAGGAAAATATCGACATTGTGGGGGTGGCCGGACTGCCGCTGCCCATGCTGGTGGATGAGCTCATGGCATCCCATCTGTCTTTCATTGAAACCCAATAAGGAGAACCAGACATGTGTGAAGCAAGTGCATATCTGAAACAAGCAGATAAGGAAACATTGATCATGGAAGCCGTGGACAAGGTGGAGCCCGATGAAAACGGGATCCGGCTGGTGTCCATTTTCGGGGATCAGAAATTCATCAAAGGCCGGATTCATTCCCTGTCTCTGGTGGATCACAAGGTGTTTATTCAACCGGAGTGAGACCGGCGGCACAACCTGTGTGCGTCAATGAAACCATTTGTTTCGATGGATTAAAAAAAGCCGCTGGAACCGGTAATGCCCCGGTTTTCAGCGGCTTTTTTTTATGATACAGGCGGACAGCTGTTCCCCCCTTTTGCTGGATGGGTGTTTACCAGCCGATGGTCAGATAGTCATGCATGGAGTTGGCCGCGGCCCTGCCGGCCCCCATGGCCAGGATGACTGTGGCGGCGCCTGTGACGATGTCGCCGCCGGCCCAGACCCCTTTTTTGGTGGTCTTGCCCGTGACCGGATCCGCCACAATATTGCCCCAGCGGTTTAACGCCATGTCCGGGGTGGCATTGGTCAACAGCGGGTTGGCGTTGGAACCCACAGACACCACCACCAGGTCGCAGTCAATTCTGAACTCAGACCCTTCGATGGGCACGGGCCGCCTTCTGCCCGAGGCGTCCGGTTCCCCCAGTTCCATTTTCAGGCATTCCATACCCGTGAGCCGGCCGTTCTCATCTCCAAAGAATTGCGTTGGGTTGGTGAGCAGCACAAACTCGATCTGTTCCTGCTGGGCATGGTGGAGTTCTTCTTCCCTGGCCGGCATCTCTTCTCTGGACCGCCGGTACACCACCTTCACGGAATCCGCGCCCAGGCGCATGGCCGTTCGGGCCGAGTCCATGGCCACGTTGCCCGCACCCAGCACCACCACGTTTTTGCCCTTGGCAATGGGGGTGTCGTATTTGGGGAACAGATACCCTTTCATCAGGTTGGTGCGGGTCAGGTATTCATTGGCGGAATAGATGCCGATGAGGTTTTCACCGGGCAGGTTCATGAACCGGGGCAGGCCGGCCCCCACACCGATATAGGCCGCGTCATATCCTTCCTCGAACAGTTCGTCAATGGTCACGGATGCGCCCACCACGGAATTACACTCGATGTTGGCACCCATTTTTTCCAGGGTGGCCACTTCCGATGCCACGATTTCCTTGGGCAGACGGAATTCAGGAATCCCGTATACCAGGACCCCGCCGGGTTTGTGAAATGCCTCAAAAATGGTGACATCATGCCCTTTGAGCAGCAGATCGCCTGCCACGGTGAGTCCGGACGGGCCCGATCCGATGACCGCCACTTTTTTCCCGGTTTTTTCGGCCACGGCCGGAATCCCGCCGGAACCGTTTTTCCGCTCATAGTCTGCGGCAAACCGTTCCAGATATCCGATGGCCACGGGCTTGTCTTTTTTGCCCACAATACATTTGCCTTCGCACTGTTCTTCCTGGGGGCAGACCCGGCCGCACACGGCCGGTAATGCATTTCTTTCCCACAGCTTGTTGGCGGCACCGGAAAAATCACCTTCGGCGATGCACTTGATAAAATCCGGGATGAGCACGGAAACCGGACACCCTTCCATACAGGCCGGTTTTTTACATTGCAGGCACCGTTTGGCCTCGGTCATGGCCATCTCTTCGGACAGTCCCATGGGGACTTCCTCAAAATTTCTCCGTCTGACATCCGGGTCCTGTTCCGGCATTTTGGCCCGGTCAATTTTCACTTTTTTTTCTGCCATTTATTCCTCCGTACAACCAGGGCGGTTGTTTGTTCATGCGTTGCTGTTTTCAAAGGTTTTCATGCTGGCTTTTTCTTCGTCCAGATAGGATGCCAAACGTTTGGCCAGCTCATCAAAATCCACTTTATGTCCGTCAAATTCCGGTCCGTCCACACAGGCGAATTTGGTGGCTCCGCCCACGGAAACGCGGCAGCACCCGCACATGCCCGTGCCGTCCACCATGATGGGGTTCAGACTCACAAAGGTTTTGACATTTTTTTCCTTGGTGATCAGGCTGCAGAACTTCATCATGGGAATGGGTCCGATGGCCACGGCCAGGTTGATGTCATCTTTTTCCAGAACATCTTTGAGTACATCCGTGACAAATCCGTGGTGCCCGTGGGATCCGTCATCCGTGCAGATGTGAAAATGATCGGACACGGCCCGCATTTTTTCTTCCATGATCAGCAGGTCATAGGTTCTGGCGCCTAAAATGGTGGTGACTTCATTGCCGGCCTGTTTCAGTGCCCGGGTAATGGGGTGAAGCACGGCAATTCCTGTGCCCCCGCCCACACACACCACTTTGCCGAAATTTTCAATATGAGTGGGTGCCCCTAACGGACCGATCAGGGCGAAATATTCGTCTCCGACCTGCAGTTGTTTGAACCGGGCCGTGGACTTGCCCACCACCATGTAGATAATGGTGATGGTTCCTTTGTCCGGGTTGGTATCCGCCATGGTCAGCGGAATACGTTCCCCGGTCTCATCGGCCTGAAGAATTACGAACTGGCCGGGTTTTGCTTTGCGGGATATGCGCAGGGCCTCAATCTCATTTAAAATGATGGTGCCCTGGGCCATTTCCTCACGATGGACAATTTTTGCCATTGGTTCCTCCTGTTGTCAAAAAAACATATTGTCAGCAGCATCCGGCTGCAACAGTCGTTGATAATGTTTGATATTCAATTGTGAAATCAACATTTTTATCCAAAAAAGTTCATAAAATCAAGCAATAAAATCCAATAAAATGGGTAAATAACCCAATTTCAGCTTTCCATATCCCCGGGTAAAATCACGGGGCCTTTTGTCTGCTTCAATGCCTGCAGCGCTTCTTTCTGATGCGCCAGAATCTCAAACAGCCGGCCGGGGATGTTTTTTTCTTTGGCATAGGCAGCTTCCTGCAGTTCGATGCGTGCAATGATATGATCCACATACAGGGAAAACTGCCGGTCATACAGATCTTTCGGATAGGGTTTGTCAATGATCTTATCAAACAGCGGCGCCAGATCCCGGTACAGGGGCAGATTGCCGATGGGGGTCTGAATATGTCCCGCTTCCTTGTGGGCGTAGCGTTCCAGCCATGCCAGCCAGACTTTGACATCTTTTTTTTCTCCCAGCAGTTTGCTGGTACTGCCGCCCCGGGCTTTGTCCGTGAGAAAATAATTCAGGCCGGCCATGACGGGCTGAAATTGTTCCTGAATTTTGGTGTTCCCGAAAAACCGGAACTGGGCATCCATGTAATCCCCTAAAGCCCCGGGAATGAACGGGGCATTGGCCCAGGGGGCCCGCTTGACCCCGGAAGCCCCCACTTCAGTGGCCGTGGCCGCCGATACGATGCAGGCACCGATCACCACGCCCTGGTCGGAATCTCGTGCCACCCAGACCGGGGGCATGGTGTCCGCATCCCGGCCGCTGTAAGTGAATATCCGGGTCAGTACCCCGTCCGGGTTTTCCGCGTCCGGACAATAGTTTTCCAGGTTGGTGGACCGCAGGGTGCACCGGGAATTGGGATGGGACATGGGAATGGGTTTGCCGGTGTCATCGGTTTTGCCAAAATGCCATTCCCCCTGGAAATTGATCCCTTTTTCCGGCGAGGGTTCAAGGTTGCCCACCCAGTGGGGGATATTGTTTTCATCGATGAGCACATTGGACCAGATTACCTCGTACCCGGGCTGCCTGAGCACTTTCATGAGCAAGGGGTCCCCTTCCTGGTTGACATCCTCCACAATCCCGAAGATACCGGCCTCCGGGTTGACGCATCGGATGCTGCCGTCGTCTGCGATCCACATCTGGGCCAGGTCGTCTCCCACAAACAGGTCCCCGGCCATGGCCGTGGTAGTTTTGCCGCATCCCGACGGCGCGGCCCCGGCAAACCAGGTCACCCGGTTTTCCGGCCCCCGGATCCCGGTGATGAACATGTGTTCGGACAGCTCTTCCCCCCGGTTTTTATGGACGGCCTTGTCCACGGCAAACCGGTGGTTCCCTTTTTTGAGCAGCAATGTGTTGCCGGCATAGGTGCATTTGAAACTGTAGGTGGTCTGGTACTGCAAATCCATGAACACCCGGGCATCGGGCAGGTCTTTTGTCCGGTTCAGCCCCTCGGAATGGACGTTGGTGAAAAAATGGCCCCGGGCCGCCACTTCTTTGTCAAAATCTGCAAATGCATTCCGGTACAGAATATCGGCACTGTGACTGACATACGCGGAACTGGTGATTTCCAGGGCCGGGTTGGAAACCCGTGCCCCCACGGGCCCCCGCATGTAAAATCCCACCACCATGGTTTTCCCTTTCATGATATCGGTCATGTTGGCGCGGATATCTTCCAGGGCGGTTTCCCGGTTCATGCGGTTGGCAAGGGACGAGATCAGATCTTCCGGATTGGCGATGTAAAAGGTGCGGTCCACAATCCGGCCCTGTTCTCCGGGCAGGTCAAAATGAATGGTATGGTTTTCCATGGCCAGGGACCGTTCTTCTCCGGTTTCCAGGGCCAGATCCCGGATGAACTGGCGGTCCGCTTCAGACCCGGTGTTGATGAAAATTTTTTCCGGGTTGCAGATCACCACGGCATTGGCAATCCGTTTCAGAATTTCCGGATGTGAGATGCTTGAAATGCGACCCAACTGCGCCGTATCCATTTGCTTTTCAAAAACTGCCAAAGCCTGTTTTGCTGATCCGATTTTGCCCAGTTCATTCAGAATGTCCATGTTTTTTATCCGTATATGAGAAGGGTTGTTTTGATTATACATCCTTTTTTACTGGAAATTTTTCCAATTTTGATTTTTTCTTCTATCATTTACCTGTTAAAAATCAAACGATATCTTGAAATTTTTTTAAAAAAATGCTCTGCTGCAAGCGTTTAAACCAGTGACAATCCTTGACCGGCCCCGGGGATCATCCTGAAAACAGTTATTCAAGCATCAGGAGAAAAACACATGACGCACTTGATATTTGCCGACCTGCATAACCACACCCAGGCCTCGGATGGTGATTTTACCCCCGGACAGCTGGTGGCCCGGGCCAAAGCGCTGGGACTCAAAGCAATTGCCATCACGGATCATGATACCCTCAAGGGAATTGAGCCGGGGCTGGCAGCAGGAGAACAGGCCGGAATTCAGGTGATTCCCGGGGTGGAGGTTTCCGTTCGGTTTCGTCGGCCTTTCTTTACAGGCACGCTTCATCTGCTGTGTTATTTTTCTCAAAAGCGACTGTCAGACATAAAGTTTGTGACTGAGTTTGAAACCCTGATGTCCAAAGGCCGGGGCCAAGGGCTGGTCCGGGCACGGATCGTTCGGATCAATGAAGAATTCGGACCCCAGGGAAAGACCCCGTTACTGGCCAGGGAACTGGTTTTTCAGGACATTGCCGATTACAGCGCCAATGCCAGCCGCCGTCATTTTGCCCTGGCTTTGTCCGAAAAACTGGGCATCACTGAAAAAGAAACCATCAACCGGATCATCGGCAATGCCAGCCCGGCCTATCTGCCGTCAGGCATTGAACTGGCAGATGTGGCCCGGTTCATGACACAGCATCCTTTGCTGGCGGTCCTGGCCCACCCGGCTGCCGGCTCCTATCCGGGCAACGGCCATTACAAGGAAGTGCTGCCGCCCATCGAGATTGTGGAAACCCTGTTGCCGGAATTTCTGGATGCCGGCCTTCAAGGCATCGAGGTATTTTACCCGGGACACACAAAAGCATGTCAAGAGATATTGCTGGGCTGGGCAACGCGTTATGACCTGGTGATCACGGGGGGGTCAGACTGCCACGATGCCGGTGAACGTCCCTTGGGGGTGGCCGGTATCACGGAATCTTTGTTTCGCCGGTTTGAAGCCGCACTGGCCTAAGACCGGGAAAAACGGATAAACCCGGCCGTCATACAGGCCAGGGCCGCCAGTGTGCACACACCGGCAATCACGCTGATGTGAAAAATGCCGGTTTTGGACCAGATCAGGCCCCCGCAAAACGCCCCGACCACCCGGCCCATGCCGCCCACGGCGTAAAATGCCGACAAGGTGGATGCCCGCAGTTCCGGCACCAGTTCCGTGGCCAGGCTCATGGCCGTGACAATGGTGAATTCAAAGCATAAAAATACCAGAAACAATCCCCCCAGCACATAAGGAACCCCCCGGTCCAGAACGGGCAGCAGAAAATAGGCCCCGGTCGTCAGGATCATGCCGATGAACACGGTCCTCAGCAGCCCGATCCGGTCGGAAAAAAACGCGGTGATCCCTTCTCCGGCCACCTCGGCCATGCCGATGAGGATCGTTCCCATACCGATGGCAGCCAGAGACAGGCCATAGGACTGTTCCAGCCAGGCCCCGTAGACCACAAACAAAATATCTGATCCCAGGGCCATGAAAAAAGCAAAACTCAGCATGCCTAAAACCTGCCGGTTTTTCATGATCTGCCGCCAGTTCACCAGCAGCTGCCCGGGTTTTTTGCCGGCAGTTCCGGCCGGCGGCCGGTCTTCGGGCATGAGCCGGAAAATCAAGGCAAAACAGGCGGCGGCCAGGATGCCGATGACCAAAAACGGGGTCTGAAAGGAAAACGCCTGGATGGTCATGCCGGCCAGAGGAATCCCCACCAAAGTGGCCCCGGCCCAGGCCAGCTCCGTCATGCCGATGAATTTCCCCCGCTGTTCAAACGGCACATGGGTGCCGATGAATGCCTGGAAACTGGGATCAAAAATGCTTTTGGCCAGTCCTGCGAGAAACAGGGCCAGCACCAGAGTGCCGTACATAGGGATCAGGCCGGCGGCCACACACCCGATACACAGCATGACCAGAGAAAACAAAATAATGCGGCGGTTGCCGTAATGGTCGGCAAAAGAGGCCCCCACCGGTCCCAGCACGGCCGTGGCCTGATTCAGGGCAATGACCGAGGTGATGGCGGCCAGGTCCACGCCCAGTCCCCTGGCAAAGGCCGGGGCAAAGGGATACACCATCCTCCGGGCCGTGTTCATCAGCAGTTTGGCCAAAGTGGTGACAAAAATCAGCGTGTAAAAGCGGAAACGGGGGTGTGTCATGGGTGTTGCCGAATCAGACCAGGGTCAGTAAATGAAATTTATCAAAAATCAGCAGCAGACCCATGACAACCAACAGTCCGCCCGCGACTTTGTTGATGATGGGAATGAACCGGGTGGCTTTTTTCATGGTTTCCACCAGGGAGGTGATGAAAAAGGACATGAGAATAAACGGCAGGGCCAGACCCGCGGAATACACGGCCAGAAGCCAGATTCCCTTGGCCACGGTGTCCTGGTTGCCTGCCACGATCAGGATGCTTCCTAAAAGCGGCCCGATGCACGGACTCCATCCGGCCCCGAACGCCATGCCGATGACAAAGGTGCCGGCCAGGTGGACCGGTTTCTGCTTCATGTGGATCCGCTTTTCAAACGCCAGGGCCTTGATGTTGATGACCCCCAGCAGGTGCAGCCCGAAAATCAGGATGATGGCCCCGCCCACGTACTGAACGATGTAAGCGTATCGGGTGAACGCAGCTCCCAGAAACGAAGCCGATGCCCCCATCAGGATGAACACCAGGGAAAACCCGGCCACATAGGCCAGGGTGGACAGGATCACTTTTTTCCGGGTTTCCTGTCTGCCCTGGGTGAGTTCATCCAAAGACAGCCCCGTAATGAATGAAAAATACGCAGGGATCAGCGGCAGAATACACGGGGATAAAAATGAGAGCAGGCCGGCGATAAATGCCGCCGGAAATGTAACGGTTTCAGTGAACACGCAAACAATCCTTTATTGAAACTTGGGTTTTTGATTGATAACTTAGAGCAAATTAATGCATTATGCAGCAGGTTTCAAGAAGTTTCAGGGAAAATCCGGACCACGGGTTAAATCCATAAGGGAAAACAAAACAGATGATTATCCGAACAGACACAGGCCAACCCATTGATACGGCGGATCTGAGCCCGGAAGAGCGCCATGTGATTCAGAAACTGCTGGCATGGATGACTTTGGTGGATTCCGTGGATCAGTTTCGTCAAAAAAAACTCCAGGCCCTGGCCGCCGGGTGGAATGATTCCGGTCCCATCCGGGAAACCCGGGCATTGACCCGGATTATTCAGCATCTGGAAAAACAGGTGCGCAAGCGGCTGAAAACCCCGGCAGGCAGGGGAAGTTTTAAGTGTTAAGTGCTAAGTGTTAAGCAAATACCTGACGGTGGATAGTTTCATCATTGGGTGGGGTTTTTCAGGCCATCGGGATATCAGATCAGGGTGGACAGGGTGTGCAGTTCTTTTTCCAGGCGTTTGGCAGATACCTTGACCGCGGTTTTCAACTCCTGGGCAAAAACCGATATTTTGTATTCTTCCAGAAGCCAGAAAAAATCCTCGACTTTTTCGGCTTTTTCCGGGGAAGTTGTTTCAGACAGCCCGGCCACCTGAATGGCCAGATGATGTTCAAACCGGCTGATTTTTTTGGCTTTTTCAGATTCCTTGGCCGGATTGTCCGCCCCTCTCTGGGCCCGGATTCTAAGACAGTCCACATACCGGGGCAGATGCTGGATCCGCTGAACGGAATATAAAGAAAGAAAATGGGGCGGCACCAGGTTTTTAAGCCCTTCAAACAGGTCAGCAAGAATCCGGCTGGCCTGGGGCCGGGCCTGATGTTTTAAAGACAGGGCCTGGATCAAAGAAAAACATTCGGCATATGCCCGGCCCACGGCCTGAATATCGTTGATCAGATCCTGGGTCTGCTGAAAAAGGGTGGGCCGCAGTTTCTGGATATAGGATTCAAACGCCGCCCGGGTCCGCAGATTTTTTTCAAACAGATGCCGGGTGATACAAATATAAACCGCATTTTGAAATGCGGCCGGTCCGCCAAAATACATGGCGATCCGTTTGAGGTCCCCTGTGGATCGGATCTCTTTTTTAACGGCCTTGAACAGATCGGGAAACCCGTGCTCATACAGCCTTCGGATTCCCTGGACATGGGTGGTTTCTGCTTCCTGCCGGGAGAGAAACAGCCGCAGATTTAACGTGTCGTCTTCGATTTTCAGTCCCGGGTACACCTTTCGGGTGAATCCGTCCGGCTCGTCAATGCAAAGATCTTCCGGTAAATCGGAAAACGTCCAGTCGGTGATCTCTGTTTTTTCAAATGTCTGCCTGGCCCGGTCCAGGGCGGATGTGCCGGGCTGGGGCGCCGCATGCGGAAACCGGTTTAAAATGGATGGATCCCTTAACGAGGTGATTTCCCGGTCTTTGTGATCCCGGATGGAAATCCGCATTTTCAAGTGATCCGCCAGGTGGTCTTCCGACCAGGCCGTGGCAGGAATTATCAATCCATAGTGTTTCCGGATAAAAGCAGACAACTGGGAGAACAACGGGGTGTCGTCTTTGGGCAGATTTTTTGCGATCCGGGCCGCCGTGGCCTGGACGGGCATCAGCCGGACCCGAAAGGATTTGGGCAGCCCCTTGATCAGTCCGGCGATTTTTTCTTCAAACAGTCCGGGCACCAGTTTTTCCATAGCCGTCTTAGGGACCTGGGCCGCCATGTCCGCCGGCACCTTGACCGTGACCCCATCCGTGTCGTTTCCGGGATCAAACCGGTAGGACAGGGCAAAGTTTCCCTGGGCTGTGTTCAGCATATCCGGGAACAATGCCAGATGATCCTGGTCCGCTTTGTTTTTTTCCAGGTCCTGCCGGGTCATGCGCAGAAACGTATCGTCTTTCTGGTCTTTGAGAAATTTGGCAAAGGTTTTGATGTGATAAAACGGCCGGGGCAGCCGGGCATGGTAAAACTGGACCATGTCTTCGGTGCTTGCCAGAATATCCCGCTGCCTTGTTTTGTGCTCCGCTTCTTCCAGTTCTTCGATCAGGTTTTGGTTGTGGACCATGAAGGAAAAGGGCTGGTGAATCTCACCGTCCACCAGGGCCTTTCGGATAAAAATATCCCCGGCCTCCTGGGGATTGATTTTTCCATAAGGCACGGCCCGGCCCGCCACAATGATCAGACCGAACAACGAGACCTGTTCCGTGGCCATGACCCGGCCCTGTTTTTTTTCCCACCGGGGATCAAAATAGGTGCGGGTGCACAGATTTTTGCCGATTTCCTCCAGCCAGGCCGGATCGATATTGGCCACCCCTCTGGCAAACAGCTGGCTGGTTTTGACATACTCGGCCGCCACAATCCAGGGACCGGCTTTGTCAAACAACCCGGATCCCGGAAAAATCATGGCCTGCTGGCCTTTGGCCGCCGCATAAATGTTTTTTTCCTTTTTATGGGCAATGTGGGACAGATACCCGGCCAAAAGGGATTTGTGCAGGGCTATGTAAAGTGGGCCGCCGATGTCTTTGGCCGTTGATTTCAAATGATTTGTGCCGGGCAGAAAAGTAAAGGACGAGAAATCGGAAAACCCGTGTTCTTTCAGCTGGCGCCGTATCTGGCTGTGGATATCCAGCCATTCCCGGATGCGTTTGAAAGACAGAAAATGATCCATGCAGAACTGCCGGAGTTTGGTCCTTGACCGGGATTTTTTTTCTTCTGCCTGATAAGCATCCCAGATATTGAGCAGGGTGATGAAATCCGAGGACGGGTCTTTGAACCGGGCGTGTTTCTGGTCGGCTGCCGCTGCTTTGTCAGCCGGGCGCTGCCGGACATCGGAAATGGACAACGCCGTGGCAATGACCAGGGCTTCGGCCAGGCAGTGGTTGTCTTTGGCTGCGATGAGAATGCGGGACAGTTTGGGATCCACGGGGATTCGTGACATGATCTGTCCCACGTCCGTGAGCGCAAAGGATTTTTTGGGCTGGTCCGACACCTTGACAGCCCCCAGCTCCATCAGGGTGTCAAATCCGTCCCGGATGCTTTTGGGGGCGGGCGGATCGATAAAGGGAAATCCCTGTACATCCCCCAGTTTCAGGGAAATCATGCGCAGGATCACTTCCGCCAGGTTGCTCCGCAGGATTTCCGGGGGCGTGAAAAACGGGCGGCCGTTGAAATCATCCTCATCATACAGCCTTATACAGATCCCGTTTTCCACCCGGCCGCACCGTCCCATGCGCTGGTTGGCGGAACTCTGGGAGATGGGCCGCACGGGCAGCGAGGTGGTGCGGGTTCTCGGGGAATAACTGGGAATCCGGGCCAGTCCCGTGTCGATCACATATTTGATGCCGGCAATGGTCAAAGAGGTTTCCGCCACATTGGTGGAGACAATGATTTTCCGCCCCGGGGTTCTTGAAAACACTTTGGCCTGTTCGCCGGCGGACAGCCTTGCGAACAGCGGCAGAATGGTGACACCGGGATGCTGCCGGCCCTTCAGCAGTTCCATGGTTTCTCCGATGTCCTGTTCCGTGGGCATGAAGATCAGCATGTCCCCGGACCGGGTCCGGGTCAAAAGAGAATGAGCCGCATCCGCCGCTGCTTCCACATACCCTTGATCTTCCGGATTCTGTTTTTCTCCCGTGTCCTCCAGAATGGGTTGGTATACAGTTTCCACAGGAAACATCCGGCCGGATACCTCGATGATGGGGGCGTTGTCAAAGGCTTGGGAAA contains these protein-coding regions:
- the hrpA gene encoding ATP-dependent RNA helicase HrpA translates to MMQKDDSQFHKKTRSARKPLVRPPENRPAQLNFPQDLPITARKDAIIKAIQTSRVVIISGETGSGKTTQIPKCCLAAGCGTRGMIGCTQPRRIAAINVAKRMAFEFKESLGQSVGYKIRFDDKTPAGACIKVMTDGILLAETQQDPLLKRYDTIIVDEAHERSLNIDFTLGILRRLVKKRKHLKLIITSATIDTQKFSQAFDNAPIIEVSGRMFPVETVYQPILEDTGEKQNPEDQGYVEAAADAAHSLLTRTRSGDMLIFMPTEQDIGETMELLKGRQHPGVTILPLFARLSAGEQAKVFSRTPGRKIIVSTNVAETSLTIAGIKYVIDTGLARIPSYSPRTRTTSLPVRPISQSSANQRMGRCGRVENGICIRLYDEDDFNGRPFFTPPEILRSNLAEVILRMISLKLGDVQGFPFIDPPAPKSIRDGFDTLMELGAVKVSDQPKKSFALTDVGQIMSRIPVDPKLSRILIAAKDNHCLAEALVIATALSISDVRQRPADKAAAADQKHARFKDPSSDFITLLNIWDAYQAEEKKSRSRTKLRQFCMDHFLSFKRIREWLDIHSQIRRQLKEHGFSDFSSFTFLPGTNHLKSTAKDIGGPLYIALHKSLLAGYLSHIAHKKEKNIYAAAKGQQAMIFPGSGLFDKAGPWIVAAEYVKTSQLFARGVANIDPAWLEEIGKNLCTRTYFDPRWEKKQGRVMATEQVSLFGLIIVAGRAVPYGKINPQEAGDIFIRKALVDGEIHQPFSFMVHNQNLIEELEEAEHKTRQRDILASTEDMVQFYHARLPRPFYHIKTFAKFLKDQKDDTFLRMTRQDLEKNKADQDHLALFPDMLNTAQGNFALSYRFDPGNDTDGVTVKVPADMAAQVPKTAMEKLVPGLFEEKIAGLIKGLPKSFRVRLMPVQATAARIAKNLPKDDTPLFSQLSAFIRKHYGLIIPATAWSEDHLADHLKMRISIRDHKDREITSLRDPSILNRFPHAAPQPGTSALDRARQTFEKTEITDWTFSDLPEDLCIDEPDGFTRKVYPGLKIEDDTLNLRLFLSRQEAETTHVQGIRRLYEHGFPDLFKAVKKEIRSTGDLKRIAMYFGGPAAFQNAVYICITRHLFEKNLRTRAAFESYIQKLRPTLFQQTQDLINDIQAVGRAYAECFSLIQALSLKHQARPQASRILADLFEGLKNLVPPHFLSLYSVQRIQHLPRYVDCLRIRAQRGADNPAKESEKAKKISRFEHHLAIQVAGLSETTSPEKAEKVEDFFWLLEEYKISVFAQELKTAVKVSAKRLEKELHTLSTLI